One genomic segment of Hordeum vulgare subsp. vulgare chromosome 2H, MorexV3_pseudomolecules_assembly, whole genome shotgun sequence includes these proteins:
- the LOC123426594 gene encoding sucrose nonfermenting 4-like protein isoform X3, giving the protein MLVTLVENNTHPVVQREPSSIGRMNLDEGTILTTMPPESPSRNSGMQIAVFRHRVSEILLHNTIYDVVPVSSKIAILDARLPVKQAFNIMHDEGLALVPLWDDGQGTITGMLTASDFVLILRKLQMNIRVLGHEELEMHSVSAWKEAKLQYYGGADVAGMQRRPLVHVKDSDNLRDVALTIIQNEISSVPIFKSSTDISGIPLLNLATLPGILKFLCSKLQEQPEGYPILRNQISSIPIGTWSQHTGRASTRQLRTSRLSAPLITCLDFLLEDRISSIPIVDDNGSLLDVYSLSDIMALAKNDVYTCIKLEQLTVENALELQYQVNGRRPCHTCLSTSTLLEVLDQLSVPGVRRLVAIEPMTKSVQGIISLRDAITFLLG; this is encoded by the exons ATGCTTGTCACACTTGTGGAGAATAATACACACCCGGTTGTACAGCGAGAGCCATCTTCCATTGGAAGAATGAATTTGGATGAGGGTACTATCTTGACAACA ATGCCACCAGAATCGCCATCTCGAAACTCGGGCATGCAGATTGCAGTTTTCCGCCATCGAGTCTCTGAAATACTATTACATAATACCATATATGATGTTGTTCCTGTTTCTAGCAAG ATAGCAATTTTGGATGCGCGGCTTCCTGTCAAACAAGCATTTAATATTATGCATGATGAG GGCCTTGCTTTGGTTCCTCTTTGGGATGATGGCCAAGGAACCATAACAGGCATGCTAACTGCTTCTGATTTTGTATTAATTTTGAGAAAG TTGCAGATGAACATTCGAGTTCTGGGCCATGAAGAGCTTGAAATGCACTCAGTTTCTGCTTGGAAAGAAGCAAAACTGCAGTATTATGGGGGGGCTGACGTCGCAGGCATGCAAAGAAGGCCATTGGTTCAT GTTAAGGATTCAGATAATTTAAGGGATGTGGCACTGACTATAATACAAAATGAAATATCTTCAGTCCCTATCTTTAAGTCCTCGACAGATATATCAGGGATACCGTTACTTAATCTTGCAACTCTTCCAGGGATTTTGAAAT TTCTTTGCTCAAAGCTCCAAGAACAACCAGAAGGTTATCCCATTTTGCGAAATCAGATTTCCAGTATTCCTATTGGTACATGGTCGCAGCATACTGGAAGGGCCAGTACTAGACAGCTTAGAACATCGCGACTGAGTGCTCCTCTAATTACTTGCCTGGATTTTCTTCTGGAAG ATAGAATAAGCTCAATTCCTATAGTTGATGATAATGGATCCCTTCTTGATGTCTACTCACTCAG TGATATCATGGCTCTGGCGAAGAATGATGTTTACACTTGCATTAAACTTGAGCAATTGACCGTGGAGAAT GCTTTGGAGCTGCAATATCAGGTGAATGGGCGGAGACCGTGTCATACCTGTTTGAGCACGAGTACGTTGCTTGAGGTGTTGGATCAATTGTCTGTTCCAG GGGTGCGGCGGCTTGTCGCTATTGAACCGATGACTAAATCTGTGCAAGGAATTATCTCATTGAGAGACGCAATAACATTTCTCCTTGGATAA